In a genomic window of Nodosilinea sp. E11:
- a CDS encoding adenylate/guanylate cyclase domain-containing protein → MERRVSSLSQGQRLLAAIMITDAVGFSTRMSVEEERTLRLIDRDLTLISDICREFGGTVLKSTGDGLLIYFLSAVEAVSCGLEMQRRLVDLAEGLEPDQYLDHRIGVHLGDILVSEQDVMGNGVNVTARLQTYSKPRGLCVSRTIYDVVKARLNLHATFLGPLHLKNIEEPVPAYQLALQAEDTETSPHGSEDHTCTLPMTTEALLANAVRTLSTHTHSLRIKKLVFAAYQKTWENDPTVLEQFDLQSLLLSLRDRYPAIHDLEEQLQRIVDGLNRQDLYTEMAKIVVKQLQPWYGRSLFQNPEGTGDFTQLTVRSVEERCHTIAEQLDQNPESLRLRKLIYCLCYNNWENDPSRLSELYLPGLIQQILTVAPKPQDLRYRLDRIVKHLNRRQQYAQLANQIVVNFQGLYQSQADAIALAEASPRDEANPVADASGPSGNNAGSNSAGSNSAGNNSAEGSYTTLTSLASPGAHANQSPDMTTLQGTLDNPLGGEADDRGPRRDRAFLFDLRGDIIQYANPLRAKILLYSCLNGPFGYTAQDWSSLSRQTLDDLLQKTFDYCPTYADLDSKLSIIAHCLGRAGDGGQVASAISQAMRAYYPQDPNDVLAPLAPEGAAAQTPPLAEANPDVTPEPFSPGDRPAIVARASSRSSA, encoded by the coding sequence ATGGAACGTCGAGTGTCATCCTTATCCCAGGGGCAGCGCCTGCTAGCCGCCATTATGATTACCGATGCGGTAGGTTTCAGCACCCGTATGTCGGTAGAGGAAGAACGCACTCTGCGGCTGATTGACCGCGACTTGACCCTAATTAGCGACATCTGCCGAGAATTCGGCGGCACGGTGCTCAAATCGACTGGCGATGGTCTACTGATTTACTTTCTCAGTGCCGTAGAGGCGGTATCGTGCGGCCTAGAAATGCAGCGGCGGTTGGTCGATCTAGCGGAGGGGCTAGAGCCGGATCAGTACCTTGACCACCGCATTGGGGTGCACCTGGGTGATATTTTGGTCAGCGAACAAGACGTGATGGGCAACGGCGTCAATGTCACCGCTCGCTTGCAGACCTACTCCAAGCCCAGAGGGCTGTGTGTCTCGCGCACCATTTACGATGTCGTCAAAGCGCGGCTTAATCTTCATGCCACGTTTTTAGGGCCGCTGCACCTCAAAAATATCGAAGAGCCCGTGCCCGCCTACCAGCTTGCCCTCCAGGCGGAAGACACTGAGACTAGCCCCCACGGCTCAGAAGACCACACCTGCACCCTACCCATGACCACCGAGGCGCTGCTGGCCAACGCCGTGCGCACGCTCAGCACCCACACCCACAGCCTGCGCATTAAAAAGCTGGTGTTTGCCGCCTATCAAAAAACTTGGGAAAACGATCCGACGGTGCTGGAGCAGTTCGATCTGCAATCGCTGCTGCTGTCACTGCGCGATCGCTACCCCGCGATTCACGATCTAGAAGAGCAGCTTCAGCGGATAGTCGATGGGCTCAACCGTCAAGATCTCTATACTGAGATGGCAAAAATAGTGGTGAAGCAGCTGCAACCCTGGTACGGGCGATCGCTGTTTCAGAACCCTGAGGGCACGGGCGACTTTACCCAACTCACCGTGCGTTCTGTGGAAGAACGCTGCCACACCATTGCCGAACAACTTGATCAAAACCCCGAATCCCTGCGCTTGCGCAAGCTGATCTACTGTCTCTGCTACAACAATTGGGAAAATGACCCCAGCCGCCTCAGCGAACTGTACCTGCCGGGGCTGATTCAGCAGATTTTGACCGTGGCCCCTAAACCCCAGGATCTGCGCTATCGCCTAGACCGCATTGTGAAGCATCTCAACCGCCGACAGCAGTACGCGCAATTGGCCAACCAAATTGTGGTCAACTTTCAGGGGCTGTATCAAAGCCAAGCCGATGCCATTGCCCTAGCGGAGGCCTCGCCGAGAGACGAGGCGAATCCTGTAGCCGACGCCTCTGGCCCCTCAGGCAATAATGCCGGGAGTAACAGTGCCGGGAGCAACAGTGCCGGGAACAACAGCGCCGAGGGCAGCTACACCACCCTCACCAGTCTGGCTAGCCCAGGGGCCCATGCCAACCAATCACCCGACATGACCACCCTCCAAGGCACCCTGGATAACCCCCTAGGAGGGGAGGCTGACGACCGAGGACCACGGCGCGATCGCGCTTTTCTATTTGACCTCCGGGGCGATATTATTCAGTACGCCAATCCCCTGCGAGCCAAGATTTTGCTCTATTCTTGCCTAAACGGCCCCTTTGGCTACACCGCCCAAGACTGGTCAAGTCTCAGCCGCCAAACCCTCGATGATCTGCTCCAGAAAACCTTTGATTACTGCCCCACCTATGCTGATTTAGACAGCAAGCTCAGTATTATTGCCCATTGCCTGGGCCGGGCTGGCGACGGCGGGCAGGTGGCTAGCGCCATTAGCCAGGCCATGCGCGCCTACTACCCCCAAGACCCCAATGACGTCCTTGCCCCTCTCGCCCCTGAGGGGGCCGCAGCCCAAACGCCGCCTCTAGCTGAAGCCAATCCTGACGTCACTCCTGAGCCATTTAGCC